The Candidatus Nealsonbacteria bacterium genomic sequence GGGGATATAATCTACTCTGGAACGTTTCGGATTGGTAAGGGTGTCCACGGCCTCATCGACGAAGTCCGCATTTACAATCGGGCGTTGAGGGCAGCCCAAATAGAGGCCTCCTACCTCGCTGGCTTGGAACGCCTCCTTGCCAAAGACCTGATAGACGAACAAGAATATCAACAACGACTATTAGGATTTAGAGATTAAAAAGGGACGGGTACCTTTTTTATGGATCATTTCCAGAAAAAGGAGCTAAGCTCCTTTAAGGCTTTGCAGGTTAATCAGTACCCGACACTACTTTTTTACAGAAAATTAAAAATTGGGCGAGGCCGGGCCTCGCCCAATTTGGTGTCATTTTATACTACACAATTCGTAGGACTTGCTTTTTTATTTTTTTTGATATAATGATATAATGAAAATATGAACGGCGGTCAGTTTACTCACAAAGCCCAAGATGCTCTTTTGGCGGCTAATGATTTAGCCAGAGAAAGGAGCCAGCAACAAATTGACGCTCTGCACTTGTTTTATGCCATTTTAAGCCAACAAGAGAGCGTGGTTTTGACTTTGCTTCAAAAATTGGGATTGGATATAGAAAACTTAAAGAAAAAGGTAAAAACCGGCTTGGACAGAATTTCAACAATCATTACTCCTCAGGCCTTTGGCCAGTTTTATCTTACTCAGGATTTGGCTAAGGTTTTGGAGCGAGCCCGTCAAGAAGCAGTTAAAATGGGAGATGAATTTATTTCGGTTGAGCATTTGTTTTTAGGTCTTTTAGATACTGAGACCAAGGCAAAAGAAATTTTAGAGGCAGCCACTTTTTTACAACCCGGCGGAGGACCGACCACTTTAGAATTCGGCAAATTAAATTACGAGACATTTTTAAAACAATTAGCCCAAATTCGGGGCGGTCAAAGAATCACTGACCCGGAACCGGAAACAAAATATCAAGTTATTGAAAAATATACTCGCAACCTTACTTCTTTGGCCCGGCAAAGAAAACTTGACCCGGTCATTGGCCGGGAAGGTGAAATTAGAAGATTAATGCAGGTTCTATCAAGGAGAACAAAAAACAATCCTGTTTTAATTGGCGAGGCCGGGGTTGGCAAAACAGCTATTGCTGAGGGCTTGGCTCAGAGAATTATGACCGGCGACATTCCCGAGTCCATCAAAGACAAAGAAATAATTGCTTTAGACCTTGGCTCTTTGATTGCCGGAACAAAATACCGGGGCGAATTTGAAGATAGAATTAAATCCCTTTTAAGGGAAGTTAACCGGGCGGCCGGCCGATATATTTTATTTATTGACGAACTTCACACTTTAATTGGGGCTGGCGCGGCCGAAGGAGCGATTGACGCTTCCAGCATGCTCAAACCGGCTCTTGCCAAGGGCGAATTAAAAGCCATTGGCGCCACCACTTTAAAAGAATATCAAAAATACATTGAAAGAGACCCGGCTTTGGAAAGAAGATTCCAGCCCATTTATGTGGCCGAACCCTCAATTGAAGATACCATTTTAATTTTGCGGGGACTGAAAGAAAGATACGAACTTCATCACGGAGTGAAAATAAAGGACTCGGCTTTGGTTGCCTGCTCGCAATTGGCAGCCAGATATATTACCGACAGATTTTTACCCGACAAAGCCGTGGATTTAATGGATGAATCAATGTCTGCCCTAAGATTGGAAATTGAGTCAGAGCCGGCCGAGCTGGATAATTTAAAAAGAGAAATTCAAAAATTAGAAATAGAAAAAGAAGCCCTTAGCCCTGAAAATCCGGCTGATTGCCAAAAGCGACTAAAAGCAATTGCCAGGTCTTTAGCCGATTTGAAAGAAAAAACCGGGGTTTTGGAATTGAGATGGAAAACAGAAAAGGACTTAATTCAAAAAATTAAAAATTTCAAAAAAGAGATAGATGAGCTTAACTTTCAGGCGGAAATCAGCCAGAGTCAGGCCGATTTGCGCAAAGTGGCTGAAATTAAATACAGCAAAATTCCCAATCTTTTGCAGGAAGTTGCCAAAGCGGAAAAGGACTTGGTTAAAATTCAAAAAAAAGGAAAATTTCTGAAAGAAGAAATTATTGAAGAAGATGTGGCAAAGCTTGTTTCCCGCTGGACAGGCATTCCGGTTACCCGGCTTATAGAAGAAGAAGCCAAAAAATTGGAGAAAATAGAGCAGTCAATTTCCAATCAGGTAATTGGTCAGAAAGAAGCGATTTTGGCTATTGCCAATGCTATCAGACGTTCGCGAGCCGGAATTTCGGAAGAAAAACGGCCCCTTGGCTCTTTTATGTTTTTAGGACCAACCGGAGTAGGAAAGACCGAGACGGCTCGGGCTTTGGCTGAATTTTTATTTAACGATGAGAACGCTTTGGTTCGTCTTGATATGTCTGAATATATGGAAAAACATACTGTCTCCAAAATGCTCGGCTCCCCGCCCGGCTATGTTGGTTATGAAGAAGGGGGACAATTGACGGAAAAAATCCGAAGAAGACCCTACAGCGTTATTTTATTAGATGAAATTGAAAAAGCCCACCCCGAGGTTTTCAATATTCTTTTGCAGATTTTGGAAGATGGCCGGCTGACCGACGCCAAAGGCAGAATCGCTTCTTTTAAAAACGCCATTTTAATTATGACTTCCAATGTTGGCTCGGATATTATTGCCCGAGAGGCATCTTTGGGTTTTGTTGTTGGCGAAGAAGAAAAAACTCAAAGAGAATCTTTGAAAGAAAAAGTAATGGCTTCTCTCAAGCAAGATTTCCGACCCGAATTTTTAAACCGGATTGATGAAATCATTATCTTTAATTATCTTGGCAAGCCGGAAATTAAAAAAATCGTGGAATTGGAACTGGTTAAAATAGCCGAACGATTAAAAAACAAAAAAATCGGAATTAGAGTTAGTGAAAAAGCCAAAGAACTTCTGGCAGAAAAGGGCTTTGACCAGAATCTGGGCGCCCGGCCATTAAAAAGAGTTATCCAGAAATTGGTTTTAGACCCCCTGGCTCTGAAAATTGTGGCCGGCCAGACCAAAGAAGGAGAAAATATATTTATTGATAGCCAGGATAATCAAATTATTTTTCAGGCCCCTTTTAATCTTTCCAAATCCTCAAAAACAAAAACAACAAAATCTCTTACCTGATATACCTGATTTGATATACCTGATAAAAAAATCCGTCAAATTATAAATGTGATAAGGTTTTGTTTTGTCACAAGTAGGTTTAGGGGGTTTAGGGACGTTTCTGAATTATTAGAGTAGTAGGAAAATTAGGGACGTTTCTGAATTAAAAAAGAGCCCTATTCTCTGTTAATATAAATTTGACTTTCAATTTTTGATTGTGGTAAAATAAAATATATGAACCAAAGAATTGTAGTCAATCCAAAAATTATGGCCGGAAAACCGATAATTAAAGGAACAAGAATTCCGGTGTATTTGATATTAAATCTTTTAGCTGCTGGCTATAATTTTGAAAGAATTATTAAGGCTTATCCTCAACTTGTCAAAGAAGATATTAAAGCCGCCTTAGAATACCTACGGGAAAGTTATAAATCCATATAATTCGGTGAAATTCTCACGATCGTGAGAATTTTACATTTTAAAGTTTTCCACAGGGGAAGGGTTGCTTTTTATTTTTGGTATAGCTAACTAAAACCGCCTATTACTGGACAATTTTTATTTTGACATTGAGTTAAAATTTGCTTAATATAAAATTGTATGACTAATCAAAATACAGAAACCATCACTTTGCCAAAATCTGCTATTAAAGAAAAAGAAGGAGTAGTGATTTTACCATTAAGAAAATGGAAAAAAATTGAAGAAAACCTAGAAGATTTAGAAATGTATCGTTCTGAAAGTTTAGCTAAAGAAATTGAAAAAAGGAGAAAGGTGAAGAAATCCATACCCTTGAAAAGACTTCTTAAAAAATATCGCGTTTAATTTGTGTTTAATTTCGAATTTAAAAAGAAAGCTGCAAAAGAAATAGATAAATTATCGCCAAAGATTAGGAAAAGGATTTTAGAAAAACTTAGATTTTATTCTTTCCAAGATAATCCTTTAAGGTTTGCTGATAAATTAAAAGATTCTCGATTTGGCGAGTATAGATTTAGAATGGGGGACTACAGAGCCCTTTTTGATTTGGAAAATAATAAAATTATTATTTTGAAAGTTGGCCACCGAAAAGATATTTATAAAGATTGTTAAGAAACCAA encodes the following:
- a CDS encoding LamG domain-containing protein, which produces GDIIYSGTFRIGKGVHGLIDEVRIYNRALRAAQIEASYLAGLERLLAKDLIDEQEYQQRLLGFRD
- a CDS encoding AAA family ATPase; protein product: MNGGQFTHKAQDALLAANDLARERSQQQIDALHLFYAILSQQESVVLTLLQKLGLDIENLKKKVKTGLDRISTIITPQAFGQFYLTQDLAKVLERARQEAVKMGDEFISVEHLFLGLLDTETKAKEILEAATFLQPGGGPTTLEFGKLNYETFLKQLAQIRGGQRITDPEPETKYQVIEKYTRNLTSLARQRKLDPVIGREGEIRRLMQVLSRRTKNNPVLIGEAGVGKTAIAEGLAQRIMTGDIPESIKDKEIIALDLGSLIAGTKYRGEFEDRIKSLLREVNRAAGRYILFIDELHTLIGAGAAEGAIDASSMLKPALAKGELKAIGATTLKEYQKYIERDPALERRFQPIYVAEPSIEDTILILRGLKERYELHHGVKIKDSALVACSQLAARYITDRFLPDKAVDLMDESMSALRLEIESEPAELDNLKREIQKLEIEKEALSPENPADCQKRLKAIARSLADLKEKTGVLELRWKTEKDLIQKIKNFKKEIDELNFQAEISQSQADLRKVAEIKYSKIPNLLQEVAKAEKDLVKIQKKGKFLKEEIIEEDVAKLVSRWTGIPVTRLIEEEAKKLEKIEQSISNQVIGQKEAILAIANAIRRSRAGISEEKRPLGSFMFLGPTGVGKTETARALAEFLFNDENALVRLDMSEYMEKHTVSKMLGSPPGYVGYEEGGQLTEKIRRRPYSVILLDEIEKAHPEVFNILLQILEDGRLTDAKGRIASFKNAILIMTSNVGSDIIAREASLGFVVGEEEKTQRESLKEKVMASLKQDFRPEFLNRIDEIIIFNYLGKPEIKKIVELELVKIAERLKNKKIGIRVSEKAKELLAEKGFDQNLGARPLKRVIQKLVLDPLALKIVAGQTKEGENIFIDSQDNQIIFQAPFNLSKSSKTKTTKSLT
- a CDS encoding DUF433 domain-containing protein, which gives rise to MNQRIVVNPKIMAGKPIIKGTRIPVYLILNLLAAGYNFERIIKAYPQLVKEDIKAALEYLRESYKSI
- a CDS encoding type II toxin-antitoxin system RelE/ParE family toxin, yielding MFNFEFKKKAAKEIDKLSPKIRKRILEKLRFYSFQDNPLRFADKLKDSRFGEYRFRMGDYRALFDLENNKIIILKVGHRKDIYKDC